A genomic region of Magnolia sinica isolate HGM2019 chromosome 6, MsV1, whole genome shotgun sequence contains the following coding sequences:
- the LOC131248625 gene encoding growth-regulating factor 3-like: MMDMTGTVAAAVAGGGVRGREGEEGVLGLGLMVPQKLARTETFPFRLTHPFPSNSIGPTFYNGSDARLSDLYDVGGSAAAAAGGARSLQPFSSQSPGVGGMATSLRFPFTWAQWQELERQALIYKYMMASVPVPTHLLFPINCRTSFSDAATHPSLVGKGSCFNLRFSNSTDPEPGRCRRTDGKKWRCSRDVAPDQKYCERHMHRGRPRSRKPVEVQTQNNTRPSVAAATANTAASAATHLSSNLTTSTTTTPVASSHLGTKAYHQPSGFFVKPEIKLPFQTMVSTAVADKVPRFLDEIDSDQQWMHTKVGMKTDCNVSTNSAVLQPFDDHLNLNFTDFSSGGSEVQHNDQRCLYLNTDLSSLDDTGPDRKQPPRRFIDAWSVSEGADLSNNDNEKSPVSSGGKLSISSLTLSMSGGNGTAAEDMDQIQMGLSISESERDHGCVKSQPLSWMNSVPWLSPPSLGGPLGEVLQSSTAAASSPHGCCSSSKSSCGGLNLMNDGWGEAASPHERPLRPDSSPTGVLQKTLASLSDSSSSSSPTFAATKSEIALQWLSQSKMASS, encoded by the exons ATGATGGATATGACAGGAACAgtagctgctgctgttgctggtgGTGgtgtgagagggagagaaggagaagaaggcgTTCTGGGTTTGGGTCTTATGGTACCACAGAAGCTGGCACGTACCGAAACGTTCCCGTTTCGGCTCACACACCCATTCCCGTCCAACAGCATCGGACCCACTTTTTATAACGGCAGCGATGCCAGGTTGAGCGATTTATACGATGTTGGTGGGAGTGCAGCTGCTGCTGCAGGAGGGGCAAGGAGTCTGCAGCCTTTTTCCTCGCAATCCCCAG gtGTAGGAGGGATGGCTACATCTCTGCGATTTCCTTTTACATGGGCGCAGTGGCAGGAGCTGGAGCGGCAGGCTTTGATCTACAAGTACATGATGGCTTCGGTGCCTGTTCCTACTCACCTTCTCTTCCCCATTAACTGCAGAACCAGCTTCTCTGATGCTGCTACCCACCCAAGCT TGGTCGGAAAAGGTTCTTGTTTCAATCTACGGTTCTCGAACAGCACGGATCCGGAGCCGGGCAGATGCCGAAGGACCGATGGGAAGAAATGGCGGTGCTCGAGAGACGTTGCGCCAGACCAGAAGTACTGTGAGCGTCACATGCACAGAGGCCGCCCTCGTTCAAGAAAGCCTGTGGAAGTACAAACCCAGAACAATACTCGCCCCTCCGTTGCTGCGGCTACCGCGAATACAGCAGCGAGTGCTGCAACACATCTCTCTTCTAATCTGACTACATCAACGACGACAACACCAGTAGCATCTTCTCACCTCGGAACTAAAGCTTATCATCAACCATCTGGGTTCTTTGTTAAACCTGAAATCAAGCTCCCTTTCCAGACCATGGTTTCTACTGCTGTAGCAGATAAAGTACCCAG GTTCTTAGATGAAATAGATTCCGACCAGCAATGGATGCATACAAAGGTGGGAATGAAGACAGATTGCAATGTTAGCACCAACAGCGCTGTTTTGCAGCCCTTTGATGACCATCTGAACTTGAATTTCACTGATTTCAGTAGTGGTGGATCGGAGGTGCAGCATAATGATCAGCGCTGTCTCTATCTCAACACCGATCTTTCGTCATTGGATGATACGGGTCCGGACCGAAAGCAACCTCCAAGGCGGTTCATCGATGCTTGGTCAGTCTCAGAGGGAGCAGACCTCAGCAACAACGACAATGAAAAATCTCCAGTTTCCTCCGGTGGAAAGCTCTCGATTTCTTCTCTTACATTGTCAATGTCCGGTGGCAACGGAACCGCTGCGGAAGACATGGATCAAATCCAGATGGGCCTCAGCATCAGCGAGTCGGAACGTGATCATGGTTGTGTAAAATCCCAGCCACTCAGCTGGATGAACTCTGTTCCTTGGCTATCGCCACCATCGCTCGGTGGGCCATTGGGTGAGGTCTTGCAGTCAAGCACAGCAGCAGCTTCTTCTCCCCATGgctgctgcagcagcagcaaGAGCTCCTGCGGCGGGCTAAATCTGATGAATGACGGTTGGGGCGAGGCAGCAAGCCCTCATGAAAGACCACTGAGGCCAGATTCATCTCCAACTGGAGTCCTCCAAAAAACTCTCGCTTCGCTTTCGGACAGTAGCAGTAGCAGCAGTCCTACGTTCGCGGCGACCAAGTCAGAGATAGCTCTTCAGTGGCTAAGCCAGAGCAAAATGGCTTCTTCTTAA